A window from Synechococcus sp. RSCCF101 encodes these proteins:
- the tsaD gene encoding tRNA (adenosine(37)-N6)-threonylcarbamoyltransferase complex transferase subunit TsaD, which yields MTTVLALETSCDESAAALVERDPQGRIAVLAHAVASQVEEHARWGGVVPELASRRHVEALPVLLERIDAAAALRAGRVQAVAATVAPGLSGALLVGSVTGRTLARLYGLPFLGMHHLEGHLCSVRLGERTPSLPHLVLLVSGGHTELIRVDGPGRFERLGRSHDDAAGEAFDKVARLLGLGYPGGPAIQAAAELGDPARFRLPRGRVSRPEGGHYPYDFSFSGLKTAMVRLVQQLREESAAAGEAALPVADLAASFEQVVADVLVERACRCARDHNLYSLVLVGGVAANRRLRALLQSRAAAQDLDVHAAPLAYCTDNAAMIGVAALDRLSGHPSGSALELGVSARLPLDRAESLYAEPPPF from the coding sequence ATGACCACAGTTCTGGCCCTCGAAACAAGTTGTGACGAGTCCGCTGCCGCCCTTGTCGAGCGCGATCCACAGGGACGCATCGCGGTGCTGGCCCATGCCGTGGCCAGCCAGGTGGAGGAACACGCGCGCTGGGGTGGTGTGGTGCCGGAACTGGCCTCACGCCGCCATGTGGAGGCCCTGCCGGTTCTGCTGGAGCGGATCGATGCGGCCGCTGCACTGAGGGCCGGCCGGGTGCAGGCCGTTGCCGCCACGGTGGCGCCGGGGCTGTCCGGAGCACTGCTGGTGGGGTCGGTCACCGGCCGCACCCTGGCACGCCTGTATGGACTCCCCTTCCTGGGCATGCACCACCTGGAGGGGCACCTGTGCAGCGTCCGGCTCGGCGAGCGAACCCCGTCCCTGCCGCACCTGGTGCTTCTGGTCAGTGGTGGCCACACCGAGCTGATCCGGGTCGACGGGCCGGGGCGCTTCGAGCGACTCGGCCGGAGCCACGACGATGCCGCCGGCGAGGCCTTCGACAAGGTCGCCCGGCTCCTGGGTCTCGGCTATCCCGGTGGCCCCGCGATTCAGGCCGCCGCGGAACTCGGCGATCCCGCTCGCTTTCGTCTGCCGCGCGGCCGCGTGTCGCGGCCGGAGGGCGGCCACTATCCCTACGACTTCAGCTTCAGCGGACTGAAGACCGCCATGGTCCGCCTGGTGCAACAGCTGCGTGAAGAGAGCGCCGCCGCCGGTGAGGCCGCCCTGCCGGTGGCCGATCTGGCGGCCAGCTTCGAGCAGGTGGTGGCGGACGTGCTCGTCGAGCGCGCCTGCCGCTGTGCCCGCGACCACAACCTGTACTCCCTGGTGCTGGTGGGCGGGGTGGCCGCCAATCGCCGGCTGCGGGCGCTTCTGCAGAGCCGCGCGGCCGCCCAGGACCTCGATGTGCACGCTGCCCCCCTGGCCTACTGCACCGACAACGCGGCCATGATCGGTGTCGCTGCACTGGATCGGCTGAGCGGACACCCGTCCGGCTCGGCGCTCGAGCTCGGGGTTTCGGCCCGCCTGCCCCTGGATCGGGCCGAATCGCTCTACGCGGAGCCGCCTCCCTTCTGA
- a CDS encoding efflux RND transporter periplasmic adaptor subunit, protein MTRLPPLPSGRPKRPWRLLLAGVLVLAILAGGLWRFRQRGRDRDLTPYVTTAERGVLPGVVTASGELEAIRRVNVSPKRAGRLDSVTVEEGDTVRRGQVIGRMDDGDLRDRIQEAQALVRQARAEADSSASELARRRRLLDQGAISVDSFSAFRTRSLTSEDAYRAAQERLDQRRIEAGELVIRAPFDGVVTARYADPGAFVTPTTTASATAGATSSSIVELAQGLEVVAQVPESDIGRLAVGQDASVRVDSFPDQRFPARVHRIAPRAIKTNNVTSFEVTLRLVGPAPDLRIGMTADIDFSTGDLPARTLVPTVAVVTEEGTPGVLVVDGNDEPRFQPVDLGPSSGAMTSILSGLEPGSRIFIDRPPWVRDGDD, encoded by the coding sequence ATGACACGCCTGCCGCCACTGCCGAGCGGCCGGCCAAAGCGGCCCTGGCGCCTTCTCCTGGCCGGGGTGCTGGTCCTCGCCATCCTCGCTGGCGGGCTCTGGCGCTTCCGCCAGCGCGGTCGGGACCGCGATCTCACCCCATACGTCACCACGGCCGAGCGCGGCGTGTTGCCGGGTGTGGTCACGGCCAGTGGCGAACTGGAGGCGATCCGGCGGGTGAACGTGAGCCCGAAACGGGCCGGCCGGCTCGATTCGGTGACGGTGGAGGAAGGGGACACGGTCCGGCGCGGCCAGGTGATCGGACGCATGGACGACGGCGATCTGCGCGATCGCATCCAGGAGGCCCAGGCCCTGGTTCGTCAGGCCCGCGCCGAGGCCGACAGCAGCGCCAGCGAACTGGCCCGTCGGCGGCGGCTGCTGGACCAGGGGGCCATCAGCGTCGACAGCTTCAGCGCCTTCCGCACCCGCTCCCTCACCAGCGAGGACGCCTACAGAGCCGCGCAGGAGCGACTCGACCAACGCCGGATCGAGGCAGGCGAACTGGTGATCCGGGCGCCGTTCGACGGCGTGGTCACCGCCCGCTACGCCGACCCGGGCGCCTTCGTGACGCCCACCACCACCGCCTCGGCCACCGCCGGAGCCACCAGCTCCTCGATCGTGGAGCTGGCGCAGGGCCTCGAGGTGGTGGCCCAGGTTCCCGAGAGCGACATCGGTCGGCTCGCCGTCGGCCAGGACGCCTCGGTTCGGGTGGATTCCTTCCCGGATCAGCGGTTCCCGGCACGGGTCCATCGGATCGCTCCACGGGCGATCAAAACCAACAACGTCACATCCTTCGAGGTGACCCTGCGGCTGGTCGGCCCGGCTCCCGACCTGCGCATCGGCATGACAGCCGACATCGACTTCAGCACCGGTGACCTGCCAGCCCGCACCCTGGTGCCCACCGTCGCCGTGGTCACCGAGGAGGGCACCCCCGGCGTCCTCGTGGTGGACGGGAACGACGAGCCGCGCTTCCAGCCGGTGGATCTGGGGCCAAGCAGCGGCGCCATGACCTCGATCCTCTCCGGCCTGGAGCCCGGCAGCCGGATCTTCATCGATCGCCCGCCCTGGGTGCGGGACGGGGACGACTGA
- the psaJ gene encoding photosystem I reaction center subunit IX codes for MKKFLTTAPVFAAIWFTLTAGIMIEFNRFVPDLLFHPL; via the coding sequence ATGAAGAAGTTTCTCACCACGGCTCCGGTCTTTGCTGCCATCTGGTTCACGCTCACGGCAGGAATCATGATCGAGTTCAACCGCTTCGTTCCCGACCTCCTGTTCCATCCCCTTTGA
- a CDS encoding NFACT RNA binding domain-containing protein: MANETFEHWRDLLTLVPEPLGKALRNTYRGISPALARQLAEEASGDPGAPGSDAAADTPLPLRLTGEVAEAEWAGLWQAWQRWLGALENGHFQFRGTEDGGYRCWGRCPPDGPSGGERRSAPINDALATYYRSRLGERRLLERTRQLSQWLSRAEEREQAALNDQRRRLEAATEAQSLREEADRILCRANPSREELDQAQAFYHRSRRLRRSLESVPARIEHHRLRLESIQASQTYLEAIETDPSAPEAALQQLEELRLDCSDWVDAAAGRASRRRSRPAASAVPRPLELRSPSGLRLLVGRNHRQNDWISLRQARRGDLWFHAQECPGSHVVLKSSESAAQPADIQLAADVAAFCSRARGSRHVSVQMVPADQLQRIPGTAPGTVRHRGAEVIWADPARACGVVQEASSEASGSP, encoded by the coding sequence ATGGCGAATGAGACCTTCGAGCACTGGCGCGATCTGCTGACCCTGGTGCCGGAGCCTCTGGGGAAGGCCCTACGGAACACCTATCGCGGCATCAGCCCGGCCCTGGCCCGTCAGCTGGCCGAGGAGGCCTCGGGCGACCCCGGCGCACCGGGCAGCGATGCCGCGGCGGACACACCCCTGCCGCTGCGGCTGACCGGTGAGGTCGCCGAAGCGGAATGGGCCGGGCTCTGGCAGGCCTGGCAGCGCTGGCTGGGCGCCCTGGAGAACGGGCACTTCCAGTTCCGGGGCACCGAGGATGGGGGCTACCGCTGCTGGGGGCGGTGCCCACCGGACGGACCGAGCGGGGGAGAACGCCGGTCCGCACCGATCAATGACGCCCTGGCGACCTACTACCGCAGCCGGCTGGGGGAGCGCCGCCTGCTGGAGCGCACACGGCAGCTCAGCCAATGGCTCAGCAGGGCCGAGGAGCGCGAGCAGGCCGCCCTGAACGACCAGCGCCGGCGGCTGGAGGCCGCGACCGAGGCCCAGTCGCTGCGGGAGGAGGCCGATCGAATCCTCTGCCGTGCCAACCCGAGCCGGGAGGAACTCGATCAGGCGCAGGCTTTTTATCACCGCAGCCGCAGACTGCGGCGCTCCCTGGAGAGCGTGCCGGCGCGGATCGAGCACCACCGCCTGAGGCTGGAGTCGATCCAGGCGAGCCAGACCTATCTCGAGGCCATCGAAACGGATCCGTCCGCGCCGGAGGCGGCCCTCCAGCAGCTGGAGGAACTGCGCCTGGACTGCTCCGACTGGGTGGACGCCGCCGCAGGCCGCGCCTCACGACGCCGGTCCCGCCCTGCGGCGAGCGCTGTGCCCAGGCCGCTCGAGCTGCGGAGCCCCTCCGGTCTCAGGCTGCTGGTGGGCCGGAATCACCGACAGAACGACTGGATCAGCCTGCGTCAGGCCAGGCGCGGGGACCTCTGGTTTCATGCCCAGGAATGCCCCGGCAGCCATGTGGTGCTGAAGAGTTCGGAATCGGCCGCCCAGCCCGCTGACATCCAGCTGGCCGCGGACGTGGCGGCGTTCTGCAGTCGCGCCCGTGGCAGCCGGCATGTCTCGGTGCAGATGGTGCCCGCCGATCAGCTGCAGCGCATCCCCGGCACGGCTCCGGGCACCGTGCGGCACCGGGGCGCCGAGGTGATCTGGGCCGATCCGGCACGGGCGTGCGGGGTGGTGCAGGAGGCCTCTTCCGAAGCCAGCGGGAGTCCTTAG
- a CDS encoding high light inducible protein, translated as MSGPTTTDQTVAGQSSVQDDVELIPVEREELNAWRRGFTPQAEIWNGRMAMLGLTAGLLMVVLINVIRSLPSA; from the coding sequence ATGTCAGGACCGACCACCACCGATCAGACCGTCGCCGGGCAGTCATCCGTTCAGGATGACGTGGAGCTCATCCCGGTGGAGCGCGAGGAACTCAACGCCTGGCGACGCGGCTTCACCCCTCAGGCCGAGATCTGGAACGGGCGCATGGCCATGCTCGGCCTCACCGCAGGCCTGCTGATGGTGGTGCTGATCAATGTGATCCGCTCACTGCCGTCCGCGTAG
- a CDS encoding NFACT family protein, with protein MDLTSLRAVLSELRPALVPSRFEKAQQPDPHTLQLALRTLSGLRWLEISWLAEAPRLLLIPPPPRCGDGSTLARQLQHSLHHMALCDVVQRGFERVVELPMAQRPGAVIERRLVVELMGRHSNVLLLDEGGRVITLARQVSVRQSRLRPLATGDPYQPPPAPGGGPRWRMRPSSTGAIC; from the coding sequence ATGGACCTCACCAGCCTCAGGGCCGTTCTGAGTGAATTGCGGCCTGCGCTGGTGCCCAGTCGCTTCGAGAAGGCGCAGCAGCCCGACCCCCACACCCTGCAGCTGGCCCTGCGCACCCTCAGCGGGCTGCGCTGGCTGGAGATCTCCTGGCTGGCGGAGGCCCCGCGCCTGCTGCTGATTCCTCCTCCACCCCGTTGCGGCGACGGCAGCACCCTGGCCCGCCAGCTTCAGCACAGCCTCCACCACATGGCTCTCTGCGATGTGGTGCAGCGGGGCTTCGAGCGGGTTGTGGAGCTGCCCATGGCCCAGCGCCCCGGCGCCGTGATCGAGCGCCGCCTCGTGGTGGAGCTCATGGGGCGCCACAGCAACGTGCTCCTGCTCGATGAAGGAGGCCGTGTGATCACCCTCGCCCGACAGGTGAGCGTCCGCCAGTCCCGCCTGCGGCCCCTGGCCACCGGAGACCCGTACCAACCGCCGCCCGCCCCCGGGGGCGGCCCCCGATGGCGAATGAGACCTTCGAGCACTGGCGCGATCTGCTGA
- a CDS encoding Photosystem I reaction center subunit III has product MRRLFALVLSAFLILGIAPMARADVAGLTPCSESPRFQARASEASTPQAKARFELYSQAVCGDDGLPRLIVDGRWSHAGDFVIPGIMFLYIAGCIGWAGRAYVMAVRGSKNAAMQEIQIDLGIAFKSVLASATWPIAAFSEFTSGKLLEADNKITVSPR; this is encoded by the coding sequence ATGCGACGTCTCTTCGCCCTTGTCCTGTCCGCCTTCCTGATTCTCGGCATCGCCCCGATGGCCAGAGCGGATGTGGCCGGCCTCACTCCCTGCTCCGAAAGCCCCCGTTTCCAGGCCCGGGCCAGTGAGGCCTCCACGCCACAGGCGAAGGCACGCTTCGAGCTGTACAGCCAGGCCGTCTGCGGTGATGACGGCCTGCCGCGCCTGATCGTCGATGGCCGCTGGAGCCACGCCGGCGACTTCGTGATTCCCGGCATCATGTTCCTCTACATCGCCGGATGCATCGGCTGGGCGGGACGCGCCTACGTGATGGCGGTGCGTGGCTCCAAGAACGCCGCCATGCAGGAGATTCAGATCGACCTGGGGATCGCCTTCAAGAGCGTCCTGGCCTCCGCCACCTGGCCGATCGCCGCATTCAGCGAATTCACCAGCGGCAAGCTTCTGGAAGCCGACAACAAAATCACCGTTTCGCCGCGCTGA
- a CDS encoding PilZ domain-containing protein — translation MTSDPTGSSAGGAGSSRPATPRSGSSLFPRSVPPSPPATPAAPRGPAGPLPGSPFGLGGLPERRGDRRQDRRSDRREDRRGDRRSDRRGDRRSDRREAERRDPDGSGPQDPSLERRLEERRSRQRRRWKRLQVPHMMAEAWLEIEGHKLFGELWDISSGGCSILSDKAVPIERGATGCITICDTTTAATFSVGVTLRWKAVVEEVSFVYGFMFDAPQNLSQTPLAVLTREHWADD, via the coding sequence ATGACGTCTGATCCCACAGGCTCCTCCGCTGGCGGCGCCGGGTCGTCACGACCGGCCACCCCCCGAAGCGGGTCCTCCCTCTTCCCGAGGAGCGTTCCCCCCTCCCCTCCCGCCACTCCGGCGGCGCCACGCGGACCGGCCGGCCCACTGCCGGGGTCCCCGTTCGGCCTGGGCGGGCTGCCGGAGCGTCGCGGCGACCGCCGGCAGGATCGCCGCAGTGACCGCCGTGAGGACCGGCGCGGCGACCGCCGCTCGGATCGCCGCGGCGACCGGCGCAGCGACCGCCGCGAGGCGGAACGGCGCGACCCGGATGGATCCGGGCCGCAGGATCCGTCGCTGGAGCGGCGGCTCGAGGAACGGCGCAGCCGTCAGCGCCGCCGCTGGAAGCGCCTTCAGGTGCCGCACATGATGGCGGAGGCCTGGCTGGAGATCGAGGGACACAAGCTCTTCGGCGAGCTGTGGGACATCAGTTCCGGCGGCTGCAGCATCCTGTCGGACAAGGCGGTCCCGATCGAACGTGGCGCCACGGGCTGCATCACCATCTGCGACACCACCACCGCCGCCACCTTCAGCGTGGGGGTCACCCTGCGATGGAAAGCCGTGGTGGAGGAGGTGTCCTTCGTTTACGGCTTCATGTTCGATGCGCCCCAGAACCTGTCCCAGACCCCCCTGGCGGTGTTGACCCGGGAGCACTGGGCGGACGACTGA
- the wecB gene encoding non-hydrolyzing UDP-N-acetylglucosamine 2-epimerase, whose product MSRVSIVLGTRPEAIKLAPVILAFRGCDALETRVVLTGQHREMVSQVMTLFGLEADHDLALMAPRQTLTHVTCAALQGLREEFQAHPPDLVLVQGDTTTAFAAALAAFYEQIPVGHVEAGLRTDDLLDPFPEEANRRLISQISRLHFAPTPRAAQNLGASGVVGRILTTGNTVIDALLLMARQAPRCDVPGLDWERQRVLLVTVHRRENWGERLRTIAAGLLRVLDSHPDTALLLPLHRNPVVREPLTDLLGSHPRAFLCEPLDYDRLVAAMRGCCLLLTDSGGLQEEAPALGKPVLVLRRTTERPEAIDAGTARLVGTDAEAIAAEAARLLDDPQAYAEMAQARNPFGDGTASSRILTAALEHLERQEPAQPG is encoded by the coding sequence GTGAGCAGGGTCTCCATCGTTCTGGGCACGCGGCCGGAGGCGATCAAGCTCGCACCGGTGATCCTGGCCTTCCGGGGATGCGATGCCCTTGAGACCCGTGTGGTGCTCACCGGCCAGCACCGCGAAATGGTCAGTCAGGTCATGACGCTCTTCGGGCTGGAGGCCGATCACGATCTGGCGCTGATGGCACCGCGCCAGACCCTCACCCATGTCACCTGCGCCGCACTGCAGGGCCTGCGGGAGGAGTTCCAGGCCCACCCGCCCGATCTGGTCCTCGTCCAGGGGGACACCACCACCGCCTTCGCTGCCGCTCTGGCCGCCTTCTACGAGCAGATCCCCGTCGGACACGTGGAGGCGGGGCTGCGGACCGATGACCTGCTCGACCCCTTCCCGGAGGAGGCCAATCGCCGGCTGATCTCCCAGATCAGTCGGCTCCACTTCGCTCCGACCCCCCGTGCCGCGCAGAACCTGGGTGCCTCGGGCGTGGTGGGGCGCATCCTGACCACCGGTAACACGGTGATCGATGCCCTGCTGCTGATGGCGCGCCAGGCGCCCCGGTGCGATGTTCCCGGTCTCGACTGGGAGCGCCAGCGGGTGCTGCTGGTCACGGTGCACCGGCGTGAGAACTGGGGCGAACGGCTCCGCACCATTGCGGCCGGCCTCCTCAGGGTGCTGGACAGTCATCCCGACACCGCGCTGCTGTTGCCGCTGCATCGCAATCCAGTCGTGCGCGAGCCGCTCACGGACCTGCTGGGCTCCCATCCACGCGCCTTCCTCTGCGAACCGCTGGACTACGACCGCCTGGTGGCGGCCATGCGCGGCTGCTGCCTGCTGCTCACCGATTCCGGTGGGCTGCAGGAGGAGGCCCCCGCGCTGGGCAAACCCGTTCTGGTGCTCCGCCGGACCACCGAACGACCGGAGGCGATCGATGCGGGAACCGCGCGTCTGGTGGGTACCGACGCCGAGGCCATCGCCGCCGAGGCCGCCCGCCTGCTGGATGATCCGCAGGCCTATGCCGAGATGGCACAGGCCCGCAATCCGTTCGGTGATGGGACGGCGAGCAGCCGCATCCTCACCGCCGCCCTGGAGCATCTGGAGCGGCAGGAGCCCGCACAGCCCGGCTGA
- the ychF gene encoding redox-regulated ATPase YchF yields the protein MLSAGIVGLPNVGKSTLFNALVANAQAQAANFPFCTIEPNTGVVAVPDERLEPLAGLSQSREIIPTRMEFVDIAGLVKGASQGEGLGNQFLANIRQVDAIVHVVRCFEDDDVIHVSGSVDPLRDVEVIHLELALADLAQVERRRERLRKQLRTSAAARQEDEALARVQEALTRGDGARTVTLADEEAEMLRPLGLLTAKPIIYAANVSETDLAEGNALVAALAVQAAADGAEVVRVSAQVEAELVDLGEDERSAYLEDLGVSEGGLRTLIRASYRLLGLRTYFTTGEKETRAWTFHAGMTAPQAAGVIHTDFERGFIRAQTIAWDRLLEAGSLAEARQRGWLRSEGKEYEVMEGDVMEFLFNV from the coding sequence GTGCTGAGTGCAGGAATTGTGGGTCTGCCCAATGTGGGCAAGTCGACCCTTTTCAACGCACTGGTCGCCAATGCCCAGGCCCAGGCGGCCAACTTTCCCTTCTGCACGATCGAACCCAACACCGGTGTGGTTGCCGTGCCGGATGAGCGTCTCGAGCCGCTGGCCGGTCTGAGTCAGTCGCGCGAGATCATCCCGACGCGCATGGAATTCGTCGACATCGCCGGTCTGGTGAAAGGCGCGAGCCAGGGTGAGGGTCTCGGCAATCAGTTCCTGGCCAACATCCGTCAGGTGGATGCCATCGTTCACGTTGTGCGCTGCTTCGAGGACGACGACGTCATCCACGTCTCCGGCAGCGTCGATCCGCTCCGGGATGTGGAGGTGATTCATCTCGAGCTGGCCCTGGCCGATCTGGCGCAGGTGGAACGCCGGCGCGAGCGGTTGCGCAAGCAGCTGCGCACCAGTGCGGCCGCCCGTCAGGAGGACGAGGCTCTGGCCCGTGTGCAGGAGGCTCTCACCCGGGGGGACGGTGCCCGCACGGTGACGCTGGCCGACGAGGAGGCCGAGATGCTGCGGCCACTGGGGCTGCTCACCGCCAAGCCGATCATCTACGCCGCCAATGTGAGCGAGACCGACCTGGCGGAGGGCAACGCCCTCGTGGCGGCTCTCGCGGTTCAGGCCGCTGCCGACGGCGCTGAGGTGGTGCGCGTCTCCGCCCAGGTGGAGGCGGAACTGGTCGACCTCGGAGAGGATGAACGCAGCGCCTATCTGGAGGATCTGGGTGTGAGTGAAGGAGGCCTCAGAACCCTGATCCGAGCCAGCTACCGCCTGCTCGGCCTGCGCACCTATTTCACAACCGGCGAGAAGGAGACCCGGGCCTGGACCTTCCACGCCGGGATGACGGCCCCCCAGGCGGCCGGTGTGATTCACACCGACTTCGAACGGGGATTCATCCGCGCCCAGACCATCGCCTGGGACCGGCTGCTGGAGGCGGGGTCCCTTGCCGAGGCCCGTCAGCGGGGCTGGCTCCGCAGTGAGGGAAAGGAGTACGAGGTGATGGAGGGAGACGTGATGGAGTTCCTCTTCAACGTCTGA
- a CDS encoding type IV pilus twitching motility protein PilT produces MRIADEKGYSDVHLGVGEVPRYRERGEIIPTDWPVTDDATFVDWMKEVLPPEKIDSFLRNKDFDGSYAFPFVRVRINLMDSLLGPAMVLRLIPKEILTMEQLNLPEVLRELASRPKGLVLITGPTGSGKSTTLAAMIDWINRNQSRHILTIEDPVEFVHSSRRSLVRHREVGMHTHKFHNALKASLREDPDVILIGEIRDQETLGTALEASQTGHLVFGTLHTNSAVKTVERVLGMYEPEQQDSVRRSLSESLLGVIAQGLIRTTDGKRAAYHDILVNSDACKDYIQRGELDSVEEIMQRSRFEGMCTANQVLAELVETGKVEPEKALEASLKPNELAQALRGRQ; encoded by the coding sequence GTGCGTATCGCCGACGAGAAGGGCTACTCCGATGTGCACCTGGGCGTGGGTGAGGTGCCGCGCTACCGCGAGCGGGGTGAGATCATTCCGACCGACTGGCCGGTCACGGACGACGCCACCTTCGTGGACTGGATGAAGGAGGTCCTGCCACCGGAGAAGATCGACAGCTTCCTGAGAAACAAGGACTTCGACGGGTCCTATGCCTTTCCCTTCGTGCGGGTCAGGATCAATCTGATGGACTCCCTGCTCGGGCCGGCGATGGTGCTGCGTCTGATCCCGAAGGAGATCCTGACGATGGAGCAGCTCAATCTTCCCGAGGTGCTTCGCGAACTGGCCTCCCGGCCCAAGGGGCTGGTGCTGATCACCGGTCCCACCGGCAGCGGCAAAAGCACAACATTGGCGGCGATGATCGACTGGATCAATCGCAATCAATCCCGGCACATTCTCACGATCGAGGATCCGGTGGAATTCGTGCATTCCAGCCGTCGCTCACTCGTGCGACACCGCGAGGTCGGGATGCACACGCACAAATTCCACAACGCGCTCAAGGCCTCCCTGAGGGAGGACCCGGATGTGATTCTGATCGGTGAAATCAGGGATCAGGAAACCCTGGGCACAGCCCTGGAAGCCTCCCAGACCGGTCACCTCGTCTTCGGCACCCTTCACACCAATTCCGCCGTCAAGACGGTGGAGCGGGTTCTGGGCATGTATGAGCCGGAGCAACAGGACAGCGTGCGCCGCTCTCTCTCGGAATCACTGCTCGGTGTGATCGCCCAGGGACTGATCCGCACCACGGATGGGAAACGTGCTGCTTATCACGACATCCTGGTGAACAGTGATGCCTGCAAAGATTACATCCAGCGGGGTGAACTGGACTCCGTCGAGGAGATCATGCAGCGCAGCCGCTTCGAAGGGATGTGCACGGCGAACCAGGTGCTCGCTGAACTGGTGGAGACCGGCAAAGTCGAGCCTGAGAAGGCCCTGGAGGCGAGCCTCAAGCCGAATGAACTGGCTCAGGCCCTACGCGGACGGCAGTGA
- the gmk gene encoding guanylate kinase: MPSRSRPVSPARLTVLAGPSGVGKGTLIGRLLRRHPELWLSVSATTRPPRAGEEEGVHYRFMTREQFMEQAGGDGLLEWAEFAGNCYGTPRAPVEQHLRDGHPVLLEIELEGARQVRRSFPAARQIFIAPPSLEELERRIRLRGTEAEDAIQRRLRRAAVELEATAEFDAVVINDDLDAALDVLERHLQLNTQTNDPTEDSAGSMRG; the protein is encoded by the coding sequence ATGCCCAGCCGGTCCCGGCCTGTTTCCCCCGCCCGGCTCACGGTGCTGGCGGGGCCCAGTGGTGTGGGCAAGGGCACGCTGATCGGCAGGCTGCTCAGGCGCCATCCTGAACTGTGGCTCTCTGTCTCAGCCACCACGCGCCCTCCCCGCGCCGGTGAGGAGGAGGGGGTCCACTACCGCTTCATGACCCGGGAGCAGTTCATGGAGCAGGCCGGTGGCGACGGTCTGCTCGAGTGGGCTGAGTTCGCCGGCAACTGCTACGGCACCCCGAGGGCTCCGGTTGAGCAGCACCTCCGCGATGGGCATCCGGTGCTGCTCGAGATCGAACTGGAGGGGGCACGACAGGTGCGCCGCAGTTTTCCAGCGGCCCGGCAGATCTTCATCGCACCCCCATCCCTGGAGGAGCTGGAGCGCCGGATCCGCCTGCGGGGCACCGAAGCGGAGGACGCCATTCAGCGCCGCCTCAGGCGGGCGGCGGTGGAGCTGGAGGCCACCGCGGAATTCGACGCGGTGGTGATCAACGACGATCTTGACGCCGCGCTGGATGTGCTGGAGCGCCATCTGCAGCTCAACACCCAAACCAATGACCCCACGGAGGATTCCGCGGGGTCGATGAGGGGGTGA